A single genomic interval of Astyanax mexicanus isolate ESR-SI-001 chromosome 4, AstMex3_surface, whole genome shotgun sequence harbors:
- the LOC125801439 gene encoding zinc finger protein 239-like, translating to MEPSPDMEKHQHSVKSFTKQSDIKKHQRIHTGEKPYYCSDCGKSFTQQRNLKKHQRIHTGEKPYYCSDCGKSFTAQSSLKNHQRIHTGEKPYHCSDCGKSFTEQSTLKIHQRIHTGEKPHHCSDCGKSFTAQSSLKNHQRIHTGEKPYHCSDCGKSFTEQSTLKIHQRIHTGEKPYYCFDCGKSFTKQSKLKNHQRIHTGEKPYHCSDCGKSFTAQSSLKNHQRIHTGEKPYHCSDCGKSFTTQSHLKLHQRIHTGEKPYHCSDCGKSFTLQSELILHQCIHKR from the coding sequence atggagccaagtcccgacatggagaaacatcagcactctgtcaagagttttactaaacagagtgatatcaaaaaacaccagcgcattcacacaggagagaaaccgtattactgctcagactgtgggaagagttttactcaacagaggaatctcaaaaaacaccagcgcattcacacaggagagaaaccgtattactgctcagactgtgggaagagttttactgcacagagtagtctcaaaaatcaccagcgcattcacacaggagagaaaccgtatcactgctcagactgtgggaagagttttactgaacagagtactctcaaaatacaccagcgcattcacacaggagagaaaccgcatcactgctcagactgtgggaagagttttactgcacagagtagtctcaaaaatcaccagcgcattcacacaggagagaaaccgtatcactgctcagactgtgggaagagttttactgaacagagtactctcaaaatacaccagcgcattcacacaggagagaaaccgtattactgtttcgactgtgggaagagttttactaaacagagtaaactcaaaaatcaccagcgcattcacacaggagagaaaccgtatcactgctcagactgtgggaagagttttactgcacagagtagtctcaaaaatcaccagcgcattcacacaggagagaaaccgtatcactgctcagactgtggaaagagttttactacacagagtcatctcaaactgcaccagcgcattcacacaggagagaaaccatatcactgttcagactgtgggaagagttttactttacagagtgaacttatattacatcagtgcattcacaagagatag